The proteins below come from a single Danaus plexippus chromosome 20, MEX_DaPlex, whole genome shotgun sequence genomic window:
- the LOC116773929 gene encoding uncharacterized protein LOC116773929: MQLLIYFILFLCHERFTKGKYENLNENIEININDLEKYLTNLKINPNDYESNLKALYPPRSYEVKKLSQDEIKQIQNKNIRDIQKYLNYAILKRRSNLHNSIDFYGTYLQSNFCNPVLVAEHYSNKMGLYFNKTFHEDDAINDIDKQFVILDLVESSNSLLYKVQLNILHNETNRNNYTNSAMKKFYNLLDDLHRDIKADKEEEMKYICDQFEICRAFPGFSDHMSDFLGDILNFSDGNISNIMILAKILIKEKINFFRNFLDDDLIEDIGEKLNAMFGGDESELQEVFSMVRKMLSRRHKFSVRKNIDRSIKAKVVRLLIDIVDKTFVKDDDEVYLMYIDMTRKSLRKLSSMTEHQMGKMFSDFIRYFINTIKYNWTPDCKKEVRTLLEVLVRNSASDREVYEYLIRKGSQYVNTKPLTDVDLI, encoded by the exons ATGcagcttttaatttatttcatattatttctatgtCATG AACGTTTTACAAAAGgtaaatatgaaaacttaaatgaaaatatcgaaatcaatataaacgaccttgaaaaatatttgacgaacttaaaaataaatccaaaCGATTATGAATCGAATCTCAAAGCTTTGTATCCACCGAGGAGTTACGAAGTAAAGAAGTTATCACAGGATGAAATTAAAcagattcaaaacaaaaacattaggGACATACAAAAGTATCTAAATTATGCGATTCTTAAACGGAGAAGCAATCTTCACAATTCCATAGATTTCTATGGCACATATTTGCAGAGTAATTTTTGCAACCCAGTTCTCGTTGCGGAGCATTACTCAAATAAAATgggtttatatttcaataaaacgttTCATGAAGACGACGCCATCAACGACATCGACAAGCAGTTCGTTATCTTAGACCTTGTCGAGTCTTCCAATAGCTTGTTATATAAGGTCCAACTGAATATACTACATAATGAAACGAACCGTAACAATTATACTAACAGTGCCatgaaaaagttttacaatCTATTGGACGATCTCCATCGAGACATCAAAGCCGATAAGGAAgaagaaatgaaatatatatgtgatcaATTTGAAATATGCAGAGCGTTTCCCGGCTTTTCTGATCACATGTCCGATTTCCTGGgtgacatattaaatttctctGACGGTAACATCAGTAACATTATGATACtggcaaaaatattaataaaggaaaagataaatttttttaggaatTTCTTGGACGACGATTTAATTGAGGACATTGGAGAGAAATTAAACGCCATGTTTGGAGGAGACGAGTCCGAGTTGCAAGAGGTATTCTCCATGGTCAGAAAGATGTTGAGTCGAAGGCACAAATTTTCAGTGAGGAAGAATATCGACAGGTCTATAAAAGCTAAGGTCGTTCGTCTTCTGATAGACATCGTTGATAAGACCTTCGTAAAAGATGACGACGAAGTCTACTTGATGTACATAGATATGACAAGGAAGAGTTTGCGTAAATTATCCTCGATGACAGAACATCAAATGGGAAAAATGTTTAGCGACTTTATACGTTACtttataaacacaataaaatataactggaCACCGGACTGCAAGAAGGAAGTCAGAACCCTTTTAGAAGTACTGGTGAGGAACAGCGCTTCTGATAGAGAGGTTTATGAATATCTCATTAGAAAAGGATCCCAGTACGTGAACACTAAGCCGTTAACCGACGTGGATCTGATTTGA